A section of the Sphingomonas ginsenosidivorax genome encodes:
- a CDS encoding aldo/keto reductase family oxidoreductase, protein MTIDQADTYSFAGRDVKRLGYGAMQLAGPGVFGPPRDQDAALAVLRAAVEAGVNHIDTSDFYGPHVTNRLIREALAPYPDDLLIVTKIGARRGDDASWLPAFEPNELTRAVEDNLTNLGLETLDVVNLRLMFDVHGPAEGSLAAPLKAVANLQRQGLVRHIGLSNVTPTQFEEARDIAEIVGVQNQYNLAYRDDDAFIDTLAAEGIAYVPFFPLGGFSPLQSAALSAVAERLDATPLQVALAWLLQRSPNILLIPGTSSVAHLNENLAAASLTLPEDAVAELDAIGR, encoded by the coding sequence ATGACGATCGATCAAGCGGACACCTATTCCTTCGCAGGCCGCGACGTGAAGCGGCTCGGATACGGCGCAATGCAGCTCGCCGGGCCCGGCGTGTTCGGCCCGCCACGCGACCAAGATGCGGCGCTTGCCGTCCTTCGCGCTGCCGTCGAGGCTGGGGTCAACCACATCGACACCAGCGACTTTTACGGCCCACACGTCACTAATCGGCTGATCCGAGAAGCGCTGGCCCCCTACCCCGACGACCTGCTGATCGTGACCAAGATCGGTGCGCGGCGTGGCGATGATGCATCCTGGCTGCCCGCGTTCGAGCCGAACGAACTGACCCGCGCGGTCGAGGACAATCTGACGAACCTCGGGCTAGAGACGCTCGACGTCGTCAACCTGCGCCTGATGTTCGACGTCCACGGCCCGGCCGAGGGATCGCTCGCCGCGCCGCTCAAGGCGGTGGCGAATCTCCAGCGCCAGGGGCTGGTGCGCCATATCGGCCTCAGCAACGTGACGCCGACCCAGTTCGAGGAAGCCCGCGACATCGCCGAAATCGTTGGCGTCCAGAACCAGTACAACCTTGCCTACCGCGACGACGATGCCTTCATCGACACGCTGGCAGCGGAGGGCATCGCCTATGTCCCATTCTTCCCGCTCGGCGGGTTCAGCCCGCTCCAGTCGGCGGCGCTCTCCGCCGTGGCGGAACGGCTGGACGCAACACCGCTGCAGGTGGCGCTGGCTTGGCTGCTCCAGCGCTCGCCAAACATCCTGCTTATCCCCGGCACCTCGTCGGTCGCGCACCTCAACGAGAACCTCGCCGCTGCCTCGCTGACACTACCCGAGGACGCGGTGGCCGAACTCGACGCGATCGGCCGATAA
- a CDS encoding ArsR/SmtB family transcription factor: MPRFTHPRLEDVPLDLALHALADSNRLGMVARLAETERLSCTDAAPCESIPKSTLSNHLKLLRAAGLIETTQAGREMINTLRRAEFDQRFPGLLDAVLANRPA, encoded by the coding sequence ATGCCTCGCTTCACCCATCCCCGGCTGGAGGACGTGCCGCTCGATCTCGCGCTCCACGCGCTGGCCGATTCCAATCGGCTGGGCATGGTGGCGCGGCTCGCCGAGACCGAGCGGCTGAGCTGCACCGACGCCGCGCCGTGCGAGTCCATCCCGAAAAGCACGCTGTCCAACCACCTGAAGCTGCTGCGGGCGGCGGGACTGATTGAGACCACGCAGGCTGGGCGCGAGATGATCAACACGCTGCGCCGCGCCGAATTTGACCAGCGTTTTCCCGGTCTGCTCGACGCCGTGCTCGCCAATCGGCCGGCCTGA
- a CDS encoding SDR family oxidoreductase — protein sequence MSIQGKNALVTGGSRGIGSAIAKRLAADGATVAITYAGNKAAADATVAAIESAGGTAFAFQADAADPASQRAGVEQAAAALGGIDILVHNAGVAEFSAVTEDTDETYDRQFGVNVKGLHVGTRAALPHLRDGGRIILIGSISGEMAFPATTVYSATKAAVAALARGWAKDLASRNILVNTVQPGPIDTDMNPADSEFAGQVLQAIPLGRYGKVEEIAGAVAFLAGPDASYITGTTLNIDGGATA from the coding sequence ATGTCGATTCAGGGCAAGAACGCGCTCGTCACCGGCGGATCGCGCGGTATCGGCTCGGCCATCGCCAAGCGGCTGGCGGCCGATGGCGCCACCGTGGCGATCACTTATGCCGGCAACAAGGCGGCGGCCGACGCCACCGTGGCGGCGATCGAAAGTGCGGGCGGCACCGCCTTCGCCTTCCAGGCCGATGCCGCCGACCCGGCCTCGCAGCGGGCGGGCGTCGAACAGGCCGCCGCCGCCCTGGGTGGCATCGACATACTCGTGCACAATGCCGGTGTGGCCGAGTTTTCCGCCGTGACCGAAGACACCGACGAGACGTACGACCGTCAGTTCGGCGTCAACGTGAAGGGCCTGCATGTCGGCACCCGCGCCGCCCTGCCACACCTTCGCGATGGCGGGCGGATCATCCTGATCGGCAGCATCTCAGGCGAAATGGCCTTCCCTGCGACCACCGTCTACAGTGCGACCAAGGCAGCAGTGGCGGCACTGGCGCGCGGCTGGGCCAAGGACCTTGCGTCGCGCAACATACTGGTTAACACCGTACAGCCGGGGCCGATCGATACCGATATGAACCCTGCCGACAGCGAATTCGCCGGGCAGGTGCTGCAAGCGATCCCGCTCGGCCGCTACGGCAAGGTCGAGGAGATTGCCGGCGCGGTCGCGTTCCTCGCTGGCCCCGATGCGAGCTACATCACCGGCACCACGCTCAACATTGATGGTGGCGCGACCGCGTGA
- a CDS encoding LysR family transcriptional regulator — translation MKADLADLNAFLAVAQARGFRDAARVAGSSASTLSEAVRRLEARLGVRLLHRTTRSVVPTEAGTRLLERLAPALGEVEAALDVVNLFRDRPAGTLRLNVPVSAARLVMPAILPGFLAAFPDIQVEIVAEDGFVDMVASGCDAGIRYDERLEQDMIAVPIGPRIQRFATAASPTYLDAHGRPGHPRDLLHHACLRGRFTSGALTSPWEFERSGEIVRIEPQGPLIASVAGAADLLVDIAVAGGGIVSLFEDWLRPALDRSALEAVLPEWWQSFSGPFLYYSGRGLVPPPLRAFLDFIHS, via the coding sequence ATGAAGGCTGACCTGGCCGATCTCAACGCCTTCCTGGCGGTCGCGCAAGCGCGCGGATTCCGCGATGCGGCGCGGGTCGCCGGTTCGAGCGCGTCGACGCTCAGCGAGGCGGTACGCCGACTGGAGGCGCGGCTGGGCGTCCGACTGCTCCATCGCACCACGCGCAGCGTCGTGCCGACCGAGGCCGGGACGCGGCTGCTCGAGCGACTGGCGCCGGCGCTGGGCGAGGTCGAGGCGGCGCTCGATGTCGTCAACTTGTTCCGCGACCGGCCGGCAGGTACGCTCAGGCTCAACGTGCCGGTCAGTGCGGCACGGTTGGTGATGCCGGCGATCCTGCCCGGCTTCCTCGCCGCCTTTCCCGACATCCAGGTCGAGATCGTCGCCGAGGACGGATTCGTCGACATGGTGGCATCGGGTTGCGACGCCGGCATCCGCTATGACGAACGGCTGGAGCAGGACATGATCGCGGTGCCGATCGGCCCACGTATCCAGCGTTTCGCGACGGCGGCGTCTCCGACCTATCTAGACGCACATGGGCGGCCCGGCCATCCGCGCGACCTGCTGCATCATGCCTGTTTGCGTGGCCGGTTCACAAGCGGGGCGCTGACCAGCCCATGGGAGTTCGAGCGCTCGGGCGAGATCGTGCGAATCGAACCACAGGGGCCGCTGATCGCCAGCGTGGCTGGTGCGGCGGATTTGCTGGTTGATATCGCCGTCGCGGGAGGTGGGATAGTCTCGCTATTCGAGGACTGGCTTCGGCCGGCGCTCGACCGCAGCGCACTTGAAGCGGTGCTGCCGGAATGGTGGCAGTCCTTCTCGGGCCCGTTCCTATACTATTCTGGCCGCGGCCTTGTGCCCCCGCCGCTGCGCGCGTTTCTTGATTTCATCCACAGCTAG